In a single window of the Streptomyces sp. NBC_00353 genome:
- a CDS encoding DUF427 domain-containing protein, with protein MKQYTPDYPEMIVPVGHVEPVPRRIRGYAANLPVLDTVRARYVWLWPGYPQYCIPREDIRDGVLLDEGRNVALRIGTARRHTLRLGALTRSGAAWEWADDAPPAISGSVSFRWEAIDAWFEEDEQVFVHPRSPYTRVDALRSSRSVRVMLDGAVLADAPSSVMVLETGLPTRYYLDRVRIDWTRMQPTDTVTSCPYKGKTSGYWSVATDTATYPDLAWAYDFPTRQLTPIAGLVAFYNEHVDLYLDGQLLPRPAAVTRAIWEQEHRV; from the coding sequence ATGAAGCAGTACACACCGGACTACCCGGAAATGATCGTCCCGGTCGGCCATGTCGAGCCTGTTCCGCGCCGCATCCGCGGCTACGCGGCAAACCTTCCCGTCCTCGACACCGTGCGAGCACGATATGTGTGGCTGTGGCCGGGCTACCCGCAGTACTGCATCCCTCGGGAGGACATCCGGGACGGGGTGCTCCTCGACGAAGGCCGAAACGTGGCACTTCGGATCGGCACGGCGCGCCGCCACACCCTCCGGCTGGGCGCCCTCACCCGTTCGGGCGCGGCCTGGGAATGGGCTGACGACGCTCCACCCGCTATCTCCGGCTCCGTCAGCTTCCGCTGGGAGGCCATCGACGCATGGTTCGAGGAGGACGAGCAGGTCTTCGTCCACCCCCGCAGCCCCTACACGCGCGTCGACGCGCTGCGGTCGAGCCGCAGTGTCCGCGTCATGCTCGACGGAGCCGTGCTCGCAGACGCGCCGTCTTCGGTGATGGTCCTGGAGACAGGCCTCCCGACGCGCTATTACCTCGACCGCGTGCGCATCGACTGGACACGCATGCAGCCCACCGACACCGTCACCAGCTGCCCCTATAAGGGCAAAACCAGCGGTTACTGGTCTGTCGCAACCGACACGGCCACCTACCCCGACCTCGCCTGGGCGTACGACTTCCCAACCCGGCAGCTAACGCCCATCGCCGGACTGGTCGCCTTCTACAATGAACACGTGGACCTCTACCTCGACGGGCAACTCCTTCCACGCCCTGCCGCCGTCACCAGAGCCATCTGGGAGCAGGAACACCGCGTGTGA
- a CDS encoding cation-translocating P-type ATPase, whose amino-acid sequence MTVRSDSVGEQPRASEDGWYTRAPEEVAAAFGVDPAVGLSAARAAELLAAHGPNSLPEEKRTPAWRRFLKQYRSYMQIVLVAAAVVSLLIKEWTTAILLIVLTLLNAVVGLRQEGKAESAMNALQSMMKATARVRRDGREAEIPADQLVVGDIVLIAAGDQVAADGRIIEASALQIDESALTGESVPASKDARTLPGPEPAPGDQTNMAFMNTPVTHGSGVLVVTATGVGTEVGKISGMLSATEKEVPPLTKELDTLTLWITGAAALTMIVMFALGRERDQAWDVLFVSAVSLAIAAIPEALPTVTQAILSVGSLNLAKRNAIVKELPSVETLAFTSAINSDKTGTLTMNQMTAVEVVSPTDRYTVSGTGYGLDGKIHHAAGSSAGIEDAILPYVVASDAKLVDGKVVGDPTEGALLVLAHKAGLDIDATREGFPRLATLPFDPDYKLMATFNSAVDASGRQVVRCFVKGAVPAVVARAATALAAGETIPWDAELVARAEAQTERMGGEGHRVMAAATRDLDPAGFDPDGDLLAYVTELRMTSIVGMVDPPREEAKAAVAGAQAGHIRVRMVTGDDVTTGAAIARQLGIPGKAVLGADFAAMSEDEQLARIDGIGVVGRVAPEHKVLLANTLKKKGDVVAMTGDGVNDAPAIKAADIGIAMGSGTDVAKNAGRMILSDNNFATIVYAVEQGRRIYDNLTKYIRFVLLLLVTFVLTFLGATVFNIAAGEPFTPPQVLWIHFVVNASFGFALGFDQESPGLMHRRPRPRGESVLTRPVLVTVGLGGLAITVVLLGLIKLGQAHFDSVGTGQSIAFTAFALCLIVAAFECRSETDSVLTTSTFDSKQMNWVALAQFVLAVLVTQMDGFRRVLGTTQINARQFGWALLAAVALLLLWELGKLVARRSRGAR is encoded by the coding sequence ATGACGGTGCGGTCGGATTCCGTGGGAGAGCAGCCTCGGGCTTCGGAGGACGGCTGGTACACGCGTGCTCCCGAGGAGGTCGCAGCTGCGTTCGGCGTCGATCCGGCGGTCGGTCTCTCCGCGGCACGGGCCGCGGAACTCCTGGCCGCGCACGGCCCGAACTCGCTGCCCGAGGAGAAGCGAACACCGGCTTGGCGCCGGTTCCTCAAGCAGTACCGCAGTTACATGCAGATCGTCCTCGTGGCCGCGGCGGTCGTCTCGCTGCTCATCAAGGAGTGGACCACCGCGATCCTGCTGATCGTCCTGACCCTGCTGAACGCGGTCGTGGGCCTGCGCCAGGAGGGCAAGGCAGAGAGCGCGATGAACGCGCTGCAGTCGATGATGAAGGCGACGGCGCGGGTACGCAGGGACGGGAGGGAGGCCGAGATCCCCGCCGACCAGCTTGTCGTTGGCGACATCGTGCTCATCGCCGCCGGGGATCAGGTGGCGGCGGACGGACGCATCATCGAGGCCAGTGCCCTGCAGATCGACGAGTCGGCGCTCACCGGCGAAAGCGTTCCCGCCTCGAAGGACGCCCGCACGCTCCCCGGCCCCGAACCGGCACCCGGCGATCAGACGAATATGGCGTTCATGAACACCCCGGTCACCCACGGCAGCGGCGTACTCGTCGTCACCGCGACCGGCGTCGGAACCGAAGTCGGCAAGATCTCCGGGATGCTGTCGGCCACCGAGAAGGAGGTACCGCCGCTCACCAAGGAGCTCGACACCCTGACGCTGTGGATCACGGGGGCGGCGGCCCTGACCATGATCGTGATGTTCGCCCTGGGGCGGGAACGGGACCAGGCATGGGACGTCCTGTTCGTCAGCGCGGTCTCGCTGGCCATCGCCGCCATCCCCGAGGCCCTGCCGACCGTGACCCAGGCGATCCTGTCCGTCGGCAGCCTCAACCTGGCGAAGCGGAACGCCATCGTCAAGGAACTGCCGTCGGTCGAGACCCTGGCGTTCACGTCGGCGATCAACTCGGACAAGACCGGCACCCTGACGATGAACCAGATGACCGCCGTGGAAGTGGTGAGTCCCACCGACCGGTACACCGTCTCGGGCACGGGCTACGGGCTCGACGGGAAGATCCACCATGCCGCGGGTTCCTCCGCGGGCATCGAGGACGCGATCCTGCCGTACGTGGTGGCCAGCGACGCGAAGCTCGTGGATGGCAAGGTGGTGGGTGATCCCACCGAGGGCGCTCTGCTGGTGCTCGCGCACAAGGCCGGGCTGGACATCGATGCCACGAGGGAGGGCTTTCCCCGGCTCGCCACGCTGCCGTTCGACCCGGACTACAAGCTGATGGCCACGTTCAATTCAGCGGTCGACGCCTCGGGGCGGCAGGTCGTCCGATGCTTCGTCAAAGGAGCGGTCCCGGCGGTGGTGGCGCGGGCCGCCACCGCGCTCGCAGCGGGCGAGACCATCCCGTGGGACGCCGAACTGGTCGCGCGTGCCGAGGCGCAGACCGAGCGGATGGGCGGCGAGGGGCACCGGGTGATGGCCGCGGCCACCCGTGATCTGGACCCGGCCGGCTTCGATCCGGACGGCGACCTGCTCGCGTACGTCACCGAGCTGCGGATGACCAGTATCGTCGGCATGGTCGATCCGCCCCGCGAGGAGGCCAAGGCCGCCGTGGCCGGCGCCCAGGCGGGGCACATCCGGGTCCGCATGGTGACCGGTGACGACGTCACCACCGGTGCGGCGATCGCCCGGCAGCTCGGCATCCCCGGCAAGGCCGTCCTCGGCGCCGATTTCGCCGCCATGAGCGAGGATGAGCAACTCGCACGTATCGACGGCATCGGTGTGGTGGGACGCGTCGCGCCGGAGCACAAGGTGCTGCTCGCCAACACGCTCAAGAAGAAGGGCGACGTCGTGGCGATGACCGGGGACGGCGTCAACGACGCGCCCGCCATCAAGGCCGCCGACATCGGTATCGCCATGGGCAGCGGCACGGACGTGGCAAAGAACGCCGGACGCATGATCCTCTCCGACAACAACTTCGCCACCATCGTCTACGCCGTGGAGCAGGGCCGGAGGATCTACGACAACCTCACCAAGTACATCCGGTTCGTACTGCTCCTGCTGGTCACCTTCGTGCTGACCTTTCTCGGGGCCACCGTTTTCAACATCGCCGCCGGTGAGCCCTTCACCCCGCCTCAGGTGCTGTGGATCCACTTCGTGGTCAACGCCTCCTTCGGCTTCGCGCTCGGTTTCGACCAGGAAAGCCCCGGGCTGATGCACCGCAGGCCGCGTCCGCGTGGGGAGTCGGTGCTCACCCGGCCCGTGCTGGTCACGGTCGGGCTGGGTGGACTGGCGATCACCGTTGTTCTGCTCGGACTGATCAAGCTCGGTCAGGCCCACTTCGACAGCGTCGGGACCGGTCAGTCGATCGCGTTCACTGCCTTCGCCCTCTGTCTGATCGTGGCCGCGTTCGAGTGCCGCAGCGAGACGGATTCGGTGCTGACCACGTCCACCTTCGACAGCAAGCAGATGAACTGGGTGGCACTGGCCCAGTTCGTGCTCGCGGTACTGGTGACCCAGATGGACGGCTTCCGCCGCGTCCTCGGGACGACCCAGATCAACGCGCGGCAGTTCGGCTGGGCGCTGCTGGCCGCCGTCGCGCTTTTGCTCCTGTGGGAATTGGGCAAGCTCGTGGCCCGTCGGTCGAGAGGCGCCCGATAA
- a CDS encoding LuxR family transcriptional regulator: MTNAKLGEALRLLGIGHAAAQVYLALLELAPAPLSAIAAAADLDGAELATAYGALVDAGLASAAEEGGDVVAPVPPTAGLEILARHRAAEVEESRITVGGAFESFRRQRLAAYNDNLVEVVTGDAIGPRIRHAWASARDQIRQFESPPYFPLADATDDALATLARGVTQRVVYSRESLEHPGHLKEVIEPCIKAGEQARVLPSVPVKLVIIDEAYALVSLSIKEADVHNTMLVVQPCGLLSALMALFEQSWQNALPFHGRTTRPGGLPAADRRLLWLLAGGASDDIIARELGISRRTLFRRLQILMAQLGAANRFQMALQAQRSGWL; the protein is encoded by the coding sequence ATGACGAACGCGAAACTCGGCGAGGCCCTTCGGCTTCTGGGCATCGGTCACGCGGCGGCCCAGGTGTATCTGGCGCTGCTTGAGCTGGCCCCCGCTCCGCTGAGTGCGATCGCGGCCGCGGCCGACCTGGACGGCGCGGAACTGGCCACGGCATACGGCGCACTGGTCGACGCCGGTCTCGCCAGTGCCGCCGAGGAGGGTGGGGACGTGGTGGCCCCGGTGCCGCCGACCGCAGGCCTGGAGATCCTCGCCCGGCACCGTGCGGCCGAGGTCGAGGAGTCGCGCATCACCGTCGGGGGCGCGTTCGAGTCGTTCCGGCGACAGCGGCTCGCCGCGTACAACGACAATCTCGTCGAGGTCGTCACCGGCGACGCCATCGGCCCCAGGATTCGTCACGCGTGGGCAAGCGCCCGCGATCAGATCCGGCAGTTCGAGTCACCGCCGTACTTCCCCTTGGCCGACGCCACGGACGACGCGCTGGCCACGCTCGCCCGCGGTGTGACGCAGCGTGTCGTGTATTCGCGGGAGTCGCTGGAGCACCCGGGCCACCTGAAGGAGGTCATCGAACCGTGCATCAAGGCCGGCGAACAGGCCAGGGTGCTGCCGTCGGTGCCGGTCAAACTCGTGATCATCGACGAGGCGTACGCACTCGTGTCGTTGTCGATCAAAGAGGCGGACGTACACAACACCATGCTGGTCGTGCAGCCATGCGGTCTGCTCTCCGCGCTCATGGCACTGTTCGAGCAGTCCTGGCAGAACGCCCTGCCGTTCCATGGCCGCACCACTCGCCCAGGAGGCCTGCCGGCCGCCGACCGCCGCCTGCTGTGGCTCCTAGCGGGCGGCGCGAGCGACGACATCATCGCCCGCGAGCTGGGAATCAGCCGCCGCACGCTGTTCCGCCGCCTGCAGATTCTGATGGCCCAGCTGGGCGCCGCGAACCGCTTCCAGATGGCCTTGCAGGCACAGCGCAGCGGATGGTTGTGA
- a CDS encoding cupin domain-containing protein — translation MTGIRSVCSLLAAGVVATAAACAPAAEHAADKVPAAVTVSKQPSETLSTLFEQALPNVQGKTFTSALVDFPPAARAVPHRHGNAFVYAYVLEGTVRSQLEGGPMRTYHQGENWVEPPGAHHTLTENTSQTESAKLLVIFISNTGDELRVADPPR, via the coding sequence ATGACAGGAATACGGTCTGTCTGCAGCCTTCTTGCTGCCGGCGTGGTGGCTACAGCCGCCGCATGCGCCCCCGCAGCAGAGCATGCGGCCGACAAGGTTCCAGCTGCTGTCACGGTTTCGAAGCAACCGTCCGAGACGCTATCGACTCTGTTCGAGCAGGCGCTTCCCAATGTCCAGGGCAAGACGTTCACCTCGGCACTCGTAGACTTCCCGCCCGCTGCACGCGCGGTGCCACATCGGCACGGAAATGCTTTCGTATACGCCTACGTGCTTGAAGGCACTGTGCGCAGCCAGCTCGAGGGCGGGCCGATGCGTACCTACCACCAGGGCGAGAACTGGGTCGAGCCGCCGGGCGCCCACCACACACTCACAGAAAACACCAGCCAGACGGAATCGGCGAAACTGCTGGTCATCTTCATCTCCAACACGGGAGACGAGCTCAGGGTGGCTGATCCGCCACGGTAG
- a CDS encoding aminopeptidase P family protein — MAKGRKNGLYSGISEELSALMRTGWADTERHDLQLGEQAPYAARRRASLSARFPGERLVIPSGNLKVRSNDDSYPFRPYSGYVHMAGDQARDGALVLEPRADGGHDAFCYQLPRDSRDNDEFWTGATAELWMGRRRSLAESELVLGLPCRDVRTAAGDLAAASGAPTRIVRGLDPSLEAAVTTDEERDAELEEALGDLRLVKDDWEIAELRKAVDSTVRGFTDVIGELSGAIASSERWIEGTFFRRARLEGNAVGYGSICAAGEHATIMHWTDNDGPVRPGDLLLLDAGVETHTLYTADVTRTLPISGTFTPLQRKVYDAVYAAQEAGMAAVKPGAAYRDFHEASQRYLAAQLVEWGFIEGPADRAYELGLQRRFTMAGTGHMLGLDVHDCAQARNEEYVDGVLEPGMVLTVEPGLYFQPDDLTVPEEWRGIGVRIEDDLVVTDDGHENLSAGLPRSAADVEAWMAQFAG, encoded by the coding sequence GTGGCGAAAGGCCGAAAGAACGGTCTCTACTCAGGGATCTCCGAGGAACTATCCGCTCTGATGCGGACGGGGTGGGCGGACACCGAGCGGCACGACCTGCAGCTCGGCGAGCAGGCTCCGTACGCAGCCCGTCGCCGCGCCTCGCTCTCCGCGCGCTTCCCGGGCGAACGCCTCGTGATTCCCTCGGGGAACCTCAAGGTCCGTTCGAACGACGACAGCTACCCGTTCCGGCCGTACTCGGGCTACGTGCACATGGCCGGAGACCAAGCCCGGGACGGCGCTCTCGTCCTCGAACCCCGAGCGGACGGCGGCCATGACGCCTTCTGCTACCAGCTGCCGCGGGACAGCAGGGACAACGACGAGTTCTGGACCGGCGCCACGGCGGAGCTGTGGATGGGCCGGCGCCGCTCCCTCGCCGAGTCGGAACTCGTGCTCGGTCTGCCCTGCCGGGACGTCCGCACGGCGGCCGGCGACCTGGCCGCCGCCTCCGGTGCGCCGACCCGGATCGTCCGGGGCCTCGACCCGTCCCTGGAGGCCGCCGTCACCACAGATGAGGAGCGCGACGCCGAACTGGAAGAGGCGCTCGGCGATCTCCGCCTCGTCAAGGACGACTGGGAGATCGCCGAGCTCCGCAAGGCCGTGGACTCCACGGTGCGCGGATTCACCGATGTGATCGGTGAGCTCTCCGGGGCGATCGCGTCGTCCGAGCGTTGGATAGAGGGCACGTTCTTCCGCCGTGCACGCCTCGAGGGCAATGCCGTCGGCTACGGATCGATCTGCGCCGCGGGCGAGCACGCCACGATCATGCACTGGACGGACAACGACGGTCCGGTGCGCCCGGGGGACCTGCTCCTGCTCGACGCCGGCGTGGAGACACACACGCTCTACACCGCCGACGTCACGCGCACGCTGCCGATCAGTGGCACTTTCACGCCTCTGCAGCGCAAGGTCTATGACGCGGTGTACGCGGCACAGGAAGCCGGCATGGCCGCCGTCAAGCCGGGCGCCGCGTACCGCGACTTCCACGAGGCGTCCCAGCGATACCTGGCGGCACAGCTGGTCGAGTGGGGTTTCATCGAAGGCCCGGCCGACCGCGCGTACGAGCTCGGCCTCCAGCGCCGCTTCACCATGGCGGGCACCGGCCACATGCTCGGTCTGGACGTGCATGACTGCGCGCAGGCCCGGAACGAGGAGTACGTCGACGGCGTGCTGGAACCGGGCATGGTGCTCACCGTCGAGCCCGGCCTGTACTTCCAGCCGGACGATCTCACCGTGCCCGAGGAGTGGCGCGGCATCGGCGTCCGCATCGAGGACGACCTGGTCGTCACCGACGACGGTCACGAGAACCTGTCAGCGGGCCTGCCCCGGTCGGCGGCCGATGTCGAGGCGTGGATGGCCCAGTTCGCGGGTTGA
- a CDS encoding polyphosphate kinase 2 family protein, translating to MSDKTAERIADLIGPLRVKPGSKVRLDRDFDPRYKAGLKKRDGIELLRAGVSLLAEYQERLAAQDTYGVLLCLQALDAGGKDGTIRHVMSGVNPQGVRVSSFKVPSTEELDHDYLWRYAQRLPTRGEIAIFNRSHYEEVLVVRVHPENLVRQKLPERARGPGLWARRYREINHWERYLTDNGFKVVKIFLNLSKEEQRTRFLKRIDLPEKNWKFSAADVRERRRWDDYQDAFSEMLSATSTKWAPWYVVPADRKWFARICAAAVLAHALMDIDPQYPDVGDEARKDLLITKRDLEQEAPAGAPADPYASRHPSAARATGRRDRPTGNRSMSGAGRPTKRKRG from the coding sequence ATGTCGGACAAGACAGCCGAACGCATCGCGGATCTCATCGGGCCACTTCGGGTGAAACCGGGGTCGAAGGTGCGCCTGGACCGAGACTTCGATCCTCGCTACAAGGCCGGTCTGAAGAAGCGGGACGGGATCGAGCTGCTGCGGGCGGGGGTGTCGTTGCTGGCCGAGTACCAGGAGCGGCTGGCCGCCCAGGACACGTACGGCGTACTGCTCTGTCTCCAGGCACTCGACGCCGGAGGCAAGGACGGGACGATCCGACACGTGATGAGCGGCGTCAATCCCCAGGGCGTACGGGTCAGCAGCTTCAAGGTGCCCTCCACCGAGGAACTCGACCACGACTACCTGTGGCGCTACGCCCAGCGGCTGCCCACGCGCGGCGAGATCGCCATCTTCAATCGCTCGCACTACGAGGAGGTTCTCGTCGTGCGAGTCCACCCCGAGAACCTGGTCCGGCAGAAGCTGCCGGAAAGGGCACGTGGGCCGGGCCTGTGGGCTCGGCGCTACCGGGAGATCAACCACTGGGAGCGCTATCTCACGGACAACGGGTTCAAAGTGGTGAAGATCTTCCTGAACCTGTCGAAGGAGGAGCAGCGCACCCGTTTCCTGAAGCGGATCGACCTGCCGGAGAAGAACTGGAAGTTCTCTGCGGCCGACGTCCGGGAGCGGCGCCGGTGGGACGACTACCAGGACGCGTTCTCCGAAATGCTGTCGGCCACGAGTACGAAGTGGGCGCCGTGGTACGTCGTGCCGGCAGACCGGAAGTGGTTCGCGCGCATCTGCGCAGCGGCAGTCCTCGCGCACGCCCTCATGGACATCGATCCTCAGTACCCCGACGTGGGGGACGAGGCGCGGAAGGACCTGCTCATCACCAAACGGGACCTGGAGCAGGAAGCTCCCGCCGGGGCCCCGGCCGATCCTTACGCCTCCCGGCATCCGTCGGCCGCTCGAGCCACCGGCCGGAGAGACAGGCCGACGGGGAACAGAAGCATGTCCGGCGCCGGGCGGCCGACGAAGAGGAAGCGCGGCTAG
- a CDS encoding DUF5959 family protein, translating to MELISLSDGDNSFQVRVLGRQSPGVLHLHDILDAEVVVTSSFVSGRLAMSLFPADLEDWSRALDLLAAGQDVCWRDDDHSPEIRIQPYNAEHETPAVRVEDPSSSCVSVLLPMSLDEGWIDEQRRLLGQVLREWPSEVLNPSPGVYEWRR from the coding sequence GTGGAACTGATCAGCCTCTCGGATGGCGACAACAGCTTTCAGGTGCGTGTGCTGGGGCGTCAGTCGCCGGGCGTGCTACATCTTCACGACATTCTCGACGCAGAGGTCGTGGTCACGAGCAGCTTCGTGAGCGGTCGACTGGCCATGTCCCTGTTCCCTGCAGATCTTGAGGACTGGTCTCGGGCTTTGGACTTGCTCGCTGCCGGTCAGGACGTCTGCTGGAGGGACGACGATCACAGCCCCGAGATCAGGATCCAGCCGTACAACGCAGAGCACGAGACTCCAGCCGTCCGTGTTGAGGATCCGAGCAGTTCGTGCGTCTCAGTGTTGCTTCCCATGAGTCTTGACGAGGGCTGGATCGACGAGCAGCGGAGGCTGCTTGGGCAAGTGCTGAGGGAGTGGCCGAGCGAGGTGCTGAACCCCTCACCGGGTGTCTATGAGTGGCGTCGCTGA